A window of the Synechococcus sp. LTW-R genome harbors these coding sequences:
- a CDS encoding amino acid ABC transporter substrate-binding protein, protein MPHPPSLIGKVLRAFPLLAGLALTGCAVEGSGLQSQKLAAVKARGELVCGVDGKLPGFSFVAPDGRYQGFEVDLCRAVAAGVLSDPGRVQFRDLSASERFAAVNSGEVDLLSRSTTMTLSRDAAGGNALSFGPIHFYGGQAVMVNAGSGITTLKQLAGKPICVTTGTTTELNLADRMRELNAAYMPLKFQNDGQTYAAYLQGRCVAVTSDRALLAAKRSSFPDPKAHVLLAGDLSKEPLATATVNGDPVWADAVRWITYALMQAEESGITQANVEAKLAEAKADPNQADLRRFLGVDGQLGQQLGLPADFVVQVIKATGNYGEIFDRNLGVNTRINLERGTNRQLTDGGLIYSPPFR, encoded by the coding sequence ATGCCCCATCCCCCCTCGCTCATCGGCAAGGTGCTTCGAGCATTTCCCCTGCTCGCTGGCCTGGCCCTGACCGGTTGTGCGGTGGAGGGCTCCGGGCTGCAAAGCCAAAAGCTGGCCGCGGTGAAGGCGCGGGGCGAATTGGTCTGCGGCGTTGATGGCAAGTTGCCGGGCTTCAGCTTTGTCGCCCCGGATGGCCGCTACCAGGGCTTCGAGGTGGACCTCTGCCGGGCCGTGGCCGCGGGTGTGCTCAGTGATCCTGGACGGGTGCAGTTCCGCGACCTCAGCGCCAGTGAGCGCTTTGCGGCGGTGAACAGCGGTGAGGTGGATCTGCTCTCCCGCAGCACCACGATGACCCTGAGCCGCGATGCGGCGGGGGGCAATGCCCTGAGTTTTGGCCCGATTCACTTCTATGGCGGCCAGGCCGTGATGGTGAACGCCGGCAGCGGCATCACCACGCTGAAGCAGTTGGCCGGCAAACCGATCTGCGTCACCACGGGCACCACGACGGAGTTGAACCTCGCCGATCGGATGCGCGAGCTCAACGCCGCCTACATGCCGCTGAAGTTCCAGAACGACGGCCAGACCTACGCGGCCTACCTCCAGGGACGCTGCGTGGCGGTCACCAGCGATCGGGCCCTGCTCGCGGCCAAGCGCAGCAGCTTTCCCGACCCCAAGGCCCACGTGCTGTTGGCCGGCGACCTGAGCAAAGAGCCCCTGGCGACGGCCACGGTGAATGGCGATCCGGTCTGGGCCGACGCGGTGCGCTGGATCACCTACGCCTTGATGCAGGCCGAGGAGTCCGGCATCACCCAGGCCAATGTCGAGGCGAAGCTCGCCGAAGCAAAGGCCGATCCCAACCAGGCCGATCTGCGTCGCTTCCTGGGGGTGGATGGTCAGCTGGGCCAGCAGCTGGGTTTGCCGGCTGACTTCGTCGTTCAGGTGATCAAGGCCACCGGCAACTACGGCGAGATCTTTGATCGCAACCTGGGCGTGAACACCCGCATCAACCTCGAGCGGGGCACCAACCGTCAGTTGACCGATGGCGGTCTGATCTACTCGCCTCCCTTCCGCTAA
- a CDS encoding DUF167 domain-containing protein: MVAIRVQPRASRDQVQGLRDGAIAIQLKAPPVDGEANAALLRFVARALGVRPRSVVLVRGQTSRMKWIQVEGLTAQAVQEQLLASPQP; the protein is encoded by the coding sequence TTGGTCGCGATCCGAGTGCAGCCCCGCGCCAGCCGCGATCAGGTGCAGGGTCTGCGGGATGGGGCGATTGCGATTCAGCTCAAGGCTCCCCCGGTGGATGGGGAGGCCAATGCGGCCCTGCTGCGCTTTGTCGCTCGCGCCCTGGGTGTGCGGCCCCGCAGCGTCGTGCTCGTCCGCGGCCAGACCAGTCGGATGAAGTGGATTCAGGTGGAGGGCCTCACGGCCCAAGCGGTGCAGGAGCAGTTGCTGGCTTCGCCCCAGCCCTAA
- a CDS encoding YqhA family protein, whose product MSSIKRLSWAIENVFERWLWKFRLIAIVPVVMSLLGSGATFISGTSEIWHSMGLLLDASPDDSRTVALLLGELVGGVDLYLIGIALMIFGYGVYELLISDIEAARSPGAGGNGLLDIRSLDVLKEKLVKVILVALIVAAFKSMLIFPIDNTTNLLVFSGSVLLLALSAYLVSGGPNRSTWNQPRETPFE is encoded by the coding sequence ATGAGCTCCATCAAGCGTCTGAGCTGGGCCATTGAGAACGTCTTTGAGCGTTGGCTCTGGAAATTCCGCTTGATCGCGATCGTTCCCGTGGTGATGAGCCTGCTGGGGAGCGGCGCCACCTTCATCAGCGGGACCTCTGAGATCTGGCACTCGATGGGGTTGTTGCTCGATGCCTCCCCCGACGACAGCCGCACCGTGGCCCTGCTGCTAGGGGAACTGGTGGGCGGCGTCGATCTCTATCTGATTGGGATCGCGCTGATGATTTTTGGCTACGGCGTCTACGAGCTGCTGATCTCCGACATCGAAGCGGCCCGCAGCCCGGGCGCCGGCGGCAACGGCCTCCTGGACATCCGCAGCCTGGATGTCCTCAAGGAGAAGTTGGTCAAGGTGATCCTGGTGGCCTTGATCGTGGCTGCCTTCAAATCGATGTTGATCTTCCCGATCGACAACACCACCAACCTGCTCGTCTTCTCCGGCTCGGTGCTGCTGCTGGCCCTCTCGGCCTACCTCGTCTCCGGCGGCCCCAACCGCTCCACCTGGAACCAGCCGCGGGAGACGCCCTTCGAGTAG